One genomic segment of Streptomyces sp. NBC_00239 includes these proteins:
- a CDS encoding VOC family protein produces MITTDFAPGSPCWLDLGAPDVAAAAAFYGAVLGWDYESMGEGEDMDGGMFRKDGKIVAGLGKLTEQGARSAWMIYYRVTDAGATAEAVESRGGTVRVAPRDYGEWGRMAQFSDPLGGQFAVWQPGKDQGFALVDEPGSLSWTELYTTDAAAAKDFYGHVLGWWFSDMELPGGAGTYSLITPAGLPEERMHGGLMEMSEEDLDLTGGKPYWHPVFHVTDCDAAVARVTGNGGSVQMGPEDAEGVGRLAVCLDPSKADFVLLTPAPAS; encoded by the coding sequence ATGATCACCACTGATTTCGCCCCCGGATCCCCGTGCTGGCTCGACCTCGGCGCTCCCGACGTCGCGGCCGCCGCGGCCTTCTACGGCGCGGTGCTCGGGTGGGACTACGAGTCCATGGGCGAGGGCGAGGACATGGACGGCGGCATGTTCCGCAAGGACGGCAAGATCGTCGCCGGGCTGGGCAAGCTCACCGAGCAGGGCGCCCGGTCGGCCTGGATGATCTACTACCGCGTCACCGACGCGGGCGCCACGGCGGAGGCCGTCGAGTCCCGGGGCGGCACGGTGCGGGTGGCTCCGCGGGACTACGGCGAGTGGGGCCGGATGGCCCAGTTCAGCGACCCGCTCGGGGGCCAGTTCGCGGTGTGGCAGCCGGGCAAGGACCAGGGCTTCGCCCTGGTGGACGAGCCGGGCTCGCTGTCCTGGACCGAGCTCTACACGACCGATGCCGCGGCCGCGAAGGACTTCTACGGCCATGTCCTCGGCTGGTGGTTCAGCGACATGGAACTGCCGGGAGGCGCGGGCACGTACTCCCTCATCACCCCCGCCGGACTCCCCGAAGAGCGCATGCACGGCGGCCTGATGGAGATGTCCGAGGAGGACCTCGACCTGACGGGCGGAAAGCCGTACTGGCACCCGGTCTTCCACGTCACCGACTGCGACGCCGCGGTCGCCCGGGTCACCGGGAACGGCGGCAGCGTCCAGATGGGCCCGGAGGACGCCGAGGGCGTCGGCCGACTCGCGGTCTGCCTCGACCCGTCGAAGGCCGACTTCGTGCTCCTGACCCCGGCGCCGGCGAGCTGA
- a CDS encoding VOC family protein codes for MGSRLNPYISFTGDAQEAMEFYKEVFGGSLAVHTYAGFGAEAPPGYADKIMHGMLETPSGFTLMGADTPPGMDHRPGNNISVSLSGEDADELRGYWDKLSGGGTVSVPLEKQMWGDVFGMCTDKFGITWMVNINQQHA; via the coding sequence ATGGGCTCTCGCCTCAACCCGTACATCAGCTTCACCGGTGACGCGCAGGAAGCCATGGAGTTCTACAAAGAAGTCTTCGGCGGCAGCCTGGCCGTCCACACGTACGCCGGCTTCGGTGCCGAGGCGCCTCCCGGGTACGCCGACAAGATCATGCACGGCATGCTGGAGACCCCCAGCGGGTTCACGCTGATGGGCGCGGACACTCCGCCCGGGATGGACCACCGGCCCGGGAACAACATCTCGGTGAGCCTGAGCGGCGAGGACGCCGACGAACTGCGCGGCTACTGGGACAAGTTGTCCGGCGGCGGCACGGTGTCCGTCCCCCTGGAGAAGCAGATGTGGGGTGATGTGTTCGGCATGTGCACCGACAAGTTCGGCATCACCTGGATGGTCAACATCAACCAGCAGCATGCCTGA
- a CDS encoding formylglycine-generating enzyme family protein, whose translation MPSCCTPGHGDAATVALALSTAPRHRVADPERAARRLIGLPGGRFLMGTDAPDAFPADGEGPVREAEVGPFRIAPTTVTNAQFAAFVKATGHVTEAEHFGFSFVFGGFLSEEVAAVSSTVAAVPWWRAVTGASWRRPEGAGSSIATRQNHPVVHVSWNDAQAYCAWSGTRLPTEAEWEYAARGGLEQRRYPWGDELAPGGRHMCNIWRGDFPTLNTAEDGYEGTAPAKSFRPNGFGLYNTVGNVWEWCGDWFTPGTSRVMRGGSYLCHDSYCNRYRVAARSSNTPDSSTGNIGFRVAADTTEPGAQASP comes from the coding sequence ATGCCCTCCTGCTGCACCCCCGGACACGGTGACGCCGCCACTGTCGCGCTCGCGCTCTCCACGGCGCCGCGGCACCGTGTCGCCGACCCCGAGCGGGCCGCCCGGCGGCTGATCGGCCTGCCGGGCGGGCGCTTCCTCATGGGCACCGACGCCCCGGACGCCTTTCCGGCCGACGGCGAAGGCCCGGTGCGCGAGGCGGAGGTCGGCCCGTTCCGGATCGCCCCGACGACCGTGACCAACGCCCAGTTCGCCGCCTTCGTCAAAGCCACCGGTCACGTCACCGAAGCCGAACACTTCGGCTTCTCCTTCGTCTTCGGCGGTTTCCTGTCCGAGGAGGTCGCGGCCGTGTCCTCGACCGTCGCGGCCGTTCCCTGGTGGCGTGCCGTCACCGGCGCGAGCTGGCGCCGCCCCGAAGGCGCCGGGTCATCCATCGCCACACGCCAGAACCACCCCGTCGTCCACGTCTCGTGGAACGACGCCCAGGCCTACTGCGCCTGGTCCGGCACCCGTCTGCCCACCGAGGCCGAATGGGAGTACGCGGCCCGCGGCGGGCTCGAGCAGCGCCGCTACCCGTGGGGCGACGAGCTCGCCCCGGGCGGCCGGCACATGTGCAACATCTGGCGGGGCGACTTCCCCACCCTGAACACGGCGGAGGACGGCTACGAGGGCACGGCCCCGGCGAAGTCCTTCCGTCCCAACGGCTTCGGCCTCTACAACACCGTCGGCAACGTATGGGAATGGTGCGGCGACTGGTTCACGCCCGGAACCAGCCGCGTCATGCGTGGCGGCTCCTACCTCTGCCACGACTCGTACTGCAACCGCTACCGCGTCGCGGCCCGCAGCTCCAACACGCCCGACAGTTCCACGGGCAACATCGGCTTCCGCGTGGCCGCGGACACCACCGAGCCCGGCGCGCAGGCCTCTCCGTGA